The Candidatus Cloacimonadota bacterium sequence CTACTTTGGATTGGTATTTTGGGTCGCAATAGCTTTTGGAATACCTATCAATTGAGGCGCAAGGTAGAAAGCTTGGAAAGTGAAGCTGAACGTTTGAAAGCAGTTAACGATTCTTTGGCAACCGAAAATGCACGGCTAAAAACTGATCCTGAAGCGGCCGAAAAAGCAGCACGAGAGCAATATGGGCTTACTAAACCGGGAGAGAAAGTGTTT is a genomic window containing:
- a CDS encoding septum formation initiator family protein, producing the protein MKKKAGDLPKLFSYAFTLAIVLLLLWIGILGRNSFWNTYQLRRKVESLESEAERLKAVNDSLATENARLKTDPEAAEKAAREQYGLTKPGEKVFRFVPAKEDD